A genomic region of Papaver somniferum cultivar HN1 chromosome 7, ASM357369v1, whole genome shotgun sequence contains the following coding sequences:
- the LOC113297184 gene encoding uncharacterized protein LOC113297184: MATVPVRSHHQPLHNFPPFKWGGKNHQINNTTTRNTNFFRNSEEGFSPDHNNSMEESSAKNQLNLPYSPTPSPPTSMEKEKPVKSKNSISENEIKSLKLDYGVIRNRIPGGFDEGDSRFNLRPRRAASKAPAATTHDEINGVKNTDFHDKLPVENHHQPQPPPKSSRLRGFTENVNVDNRGEKRKLWISLSREEIEEDFFIMTGSKPPRRPKKRTKAVQKVIDNVLPGMWLAGITADSYSIPEGPSKR, encoded by the exons ATGGCAACTGTGCCGGTAAGATCTCATCATCAACCATTACATAATTTCCCACCATTTAAATGGGGGGGCAAGAATCATCAGATTAACAACACCACCACCAGAAACACCAATTTCTTCAGAAACTCAGAAGAGGGTTTTTCTCCTGATCATAACAATTCAATGGAGGAATCTAGTGCAAAAAATCAATTGAACCTGCCTTATTCACCAACACCTTCACCTCCAACTtcaatggaaaaagaaaaaccagTTAAGAGTAAGAATTCTATTTCTGAGAATGAAATTAAGTCTTTGAAGTTGGATTATGGTGTAATCAGGAATCGGATACCTGGTGGTTTTGATGAAggagattcaagatttaatcttAGGCCAAGGAGAGCTGCTTCTAAGGCACCAGCCGCTACTACTCATGATGAGATCAATGGTGTCAAAAACACTGACTTTCATGACAAACTACCAGTGGAGAATCATCATCAGCCACAGCCACCACCAAAGTCCTCTAGATTAAGAGGTTTTACTGAAAACGTCAATGTTGATAATAGAGGAGAGAAAAGGAAGTTATGGATTTCTCTTTCAAGGGAGGAGATTGAAGAGGATTTCTTTATTATGACTGGATCAAAACCTCCTCGTAGACCAAAGAAACGAACTAAGGCTGTTCAGAAAGTTATTGat aatgtTTTACCTGGTATGTGGCTAGCTGGAATTACAGCAGATTCTTACAGTATTCCTGAAGGTCCTTCAAAG AGGTAG
- the LOC113297185 gene encoding probable mitochondrial import inner membrane translocase subunit TIM21: MHRIKYKLAESRGLIKNGLSSLLKTQNGFHSTSSSTTIGKTLSDIPAVGLHPSSVSKTIARPKWLKREFGTVGGAHFKGPQTRESTVALLTPHQLNKYNGCHKNLPCFVRSLASSSASQSGQKKNECRKDLKTTVEDPFDELTDKIPQKPVTFTEGASYSFIIIAGLGVAIAAGYAVVKELILEPKEYKIFNKALARIQDDHQVKSKIGSPITGYGQESRNRAARQRIPHRVWTDEDGVEHVEVNFYIRGPHGAGKVYSEMFKDQADKQWKFMFLIVEIKSPHPAQLILESFIPA; the protein is encoded by the exons ATGCATCGGATTAAATACAAATTAGCAGAATCAAGAGGTTTGATCAAGAATGGATTATCTTCTCTCTTGAAAACCCAAAACGGATTTCATTCAACTTCCTCATCTACTACAATCGGAAAGACTCTTTCTGATATTCCAGCG GTTGGGCTACATCCAAGTAGTGTGAGTAAGACTATTGCCAGACCAAAGTGGTTGAAAAGG GAGTTTGGCACTGTTGGAG GTGCCCATTTTAAAGGACCGCAAACCAGAGAATCTACAGTGGCTCTGTTAACTCCTCATCAACTCAATAAATACAATGGATGTCACAAAAATCTTCCTTGTTTTGTTAGATCTCTTGCATCCAGTTCAGCTTCTCAGTCGGgacaaaaaaagaatgag TGTAGAAAAGACTTAAAAACTACTGTTGAAGATCCCTTTGATGAGCTCACAGATAAGATTCCGCAGAAACCTGTGACATTTACAGAAGGGGCCTCCTACAGCTTTATCATTATTGCTGGTCTTGGTGTTGCAATTGCTGCAGGATATGCTGTAGTTAAGGAGCTAATCCTCGAACCTAAAGA GTATAAAATATTCAATAAGGCTCTAGCCAGGATTCAGGATGACCATCAG GTGAAATCAAAAATCGGGTCTCCTATTACGGGATATGGTCAAGAGAGTAGAAACAGGGCTGCTCGCCAACGGATTCCCCACAGGGTTTGGACTGATGAAGATGGTGTTGAGCATGTTGAG GTTAACTTCTATATACGTGGCCCCCATGGAGCCGGAAAGGTATATAGTGAGATGTTCAAAGACCAAGCCGACAAGCAATGGAAATTCATGTTCCTAATTGTTGAAATCAAATCCCCCCATCCAGCACAGTTAATACTCGAGTCCTTCATTCCAGCTTAA